In one Siniperca chuatsi isolate FFG_IHB_CAS linkage group LG14, ASM2008510v1, whole genome shotgun sequence genomic region, the following are encoded:
- the elmod1 gene encoding ELMO domain-containing protein 1 isoform X1, with the protein MKHFLRVVTQFFVFLYCKCLWRGLKFVARKFTGRCELQRICYNNKHGARRTLKIESSLRYSKNELLQSALSVHPDKVEKTIDDIMALKKINPDTNPQLGISLQASLLQIVGYRSLVAEVEKLRREPYDSENPEHEDMLMKLWKELRPDTPLTGRISKQWCEIGFQGSDPKTDFRGMGLLGLHNLLYFAEHDKATALQMLHDSLQPKHKSTHRKPSEINKPEWEQKNLDKAIGYSFAIVGINITDLAYSLLVSGALKTHLYNVAPEMPSLLHFQQTFCYLMQEFHRFWIEEDPSDIMEFNRVRSKFHRRILRQLKNPDMALCPHFSASDLHLVNL; encoded by the exons ATGAAGCATTTTCTGAG AGTGGTGACCCAGTTCTTCGTGTTCCTCTACTGTAAGTGTCTGTGGCGGGGCCTGAAGTTTGTTGCCAGAAAGTTTACAGGGCGCTGCGAGCTGCAGCGAATCTGCTACAACAACAAGCATGGAGCCCGCAGGACCCTCAAGATAG AGTCATCTCTGAGGTACTCCAAGAACGAG ctgctgcagtctgccctcAGCGTCCATCCTGATAAAGTGGAGAAAACCATTGACGACATCATGGCCTTGAAGAAGATTAACCCCGACACCAACCCACA GCTGGGTATCTCTCTTCAGGCCAGCCTGCTGCAGATTGTGGGCTACAGGAGCCTGGTAGCGGAGGTGGAGAAGCTGCGTAGGGAGCCTTACGACAGTGAAAACCCAGAGCACGAGGACATGCTGATGAAG ctaTGGAAGGAGCTGCGTCCTGACACACCTCTCACCGGCCGCATCTCTAAACAGTGGTGTGAGATTGGTTTCCAAGGCAGCGATCCCAAGACTGATTTCAGAGGCATGGGCCTACTGGGCCTGCACAACCTGCT GTATTTCGCAGAACATGACAAGGCTACTGCTCTGCAGATGCTCCACGACTCCCTGCAACCAAAGCACAA GAGTACGCACAGAAAGCCAAG TGAGATAAACAAACCTGAATGGGAACAGAAGAACCTAGACAAGGCTATTGG CTACTCTTTTGCCATTGTGGGCATCAACATCACAGACCTGGCCTACTCTCTGCTGGTGAGTGGAGCTCTGAAGACCCACCTGTACAACGTGGCCCCAGAGATGCCCAGCCTGCTGCACTTCCAGCAGACCTTCT GTTACTTGATGCAGGAGTTTCATCGTTTCTGGATCGAGGAGGATCCCAGCGACATCATGGAGTTCAACCGGGTTCGCTCCAAGTTCCACCGGAGGATCCTGCGGCAGTTGAAGAACCCGGACATGGCTCTGTGCCCCCACTTCTCCGCCTCCGACCTCCACCTGGTCAACCTCTAA
- the elmod1 gene encoding ELMO domain-containing protein 1 isoform X2, translating into MKHFLRVVTQFFVFLYCKCLWRGLKFVARKFTGRCELQRICYNNKHGARRTLKIESSLRYSKNELLQSALSVHPDKVEKTIDDIMALKKINPDTNPQLGISLQASLLQIVGYRSLVAEVEKLRREPYDSENPEHEDMLMKLWKELRPDTPLTGRISKQWCEIGFQGSDPKTDFRGMGLLGLHNLLYFAEHDKATALQMLHDSLQPKHNEINKPEWEQKNLDKAIGYSFAIVGINITDLAYSLLVSGALKTHLYNVAPEMPSLLHFQQTFCYLMQEFHRFWIEEDPSDIMEFNRVRSKFHRRILRQLKNPDMALCPHFSASDLHLVNL; encoded by the exons ATGAAGCATTTTCTGAG AGTGGTGACCCAGTTCTTCGTGTTCCTCTACTGTAAGTGTCTGTGGCGGGGCCTGAAGTTTGTTGCCAGAAAGTTTACAGGGCGCTGCGAGCTGCAGCGAATCTGCTACAACAACAAGCATGGAGCCCGCAGGACCCTCAAGATAG AGTCATCTCTGAGGTACTCCAAGAACGAG ctgctgcagtctgccctcAGCGTCCATCCTGATAAAGTGGAGAAAACCATTGACGACATCATGGCCTTGAAGAAGATTAACCCCGACACCAACCCACA GCTGGGTATCTCTCTTCAGGCCAGCCTGCTGCAGATTGTGGGCTACAGGAGCCTGGTAGCGGAGGTGGAGAAGCTGCGTAGGGAGCCTTACGACAGTGAAAACCCAGAGCACGAGGACATGCTGATGAAG ctaTGGAAGGAGCTGCGTCCTGACACACCTCTCACCGGCCGCATCTCTAAACAGTGGTGTGAGATTGGTTTCCAAGGCAGCGATCCCAAGACTGATTTCAGAGGCATGGGCCTACTGGGCCTGCACAACCTGCT GTATTTCGCAGAACATGACAAGGCTACTGCTCTGCAGATGCTCCACGACTCCCTGCAACCAAAGCACAA TGAGATAAACAAACCTGAATGGGAACAGAAGAACCTAGACAAGGCTATTGG CTACTCTTTTGCCATTGTGGGCATCAACATCACAGACCTGGCCTACTCTCTGCTGGTGAGTGGAGCTCTGAAGACCCACCTGTACAACGTGGCCCCAGAGATGCCCAGCCTGCTGCACTTCCAGCAGACCTTCT GTTACTTGATGCAGGAGTTTCATCGTTTCTGGATCGAGGAGGATCCCAGCGACATCATGGAGTTCAACCGGGTTCGCTCCAAGTTCCACCGGAGGATCCTGCGGCAGTTGAAGAACCCGGACATGGCTCTGTGCCCCCACTTCTCCGCCTCCGACCTCCACCTGGTCAACCTCTAA